Proteins found in one Spirochaetota bacterium genomic segment:
- a CDS encoding YqaA family protein, with protein sequence MLVKYSREKYGLQIHRFLYDWVLSWADTPLGGWALFVLALIESVFFPIPPDPLLIALVLSLKKKALRYALITSIASTLGGFIGYYIGYELWYSGEHYSAIANFFFTYVPGASVDNFLIVKKLYNEYSFWVVFTAGFTPIPYKVITISAGITKIDLAIFAIASITSRSLRFFLVSGLIWKYGAPIKDFIEKRFNLVSIAFVVLLLGGFVVIKYIL encoded by the coding sequence ATGCTAGTAAAATACAGCAGAGAGAAATATGGATTGCAGATACACAGATTTTTGTATGATTGGGTACTTTCATGGGCAGACACCCCGCTTGGAGGTTGGGCGCTTTTCGTTCTTGCCTTAATTGAGTCGGTATTCTTCCCGATCCCGCCAGATCCACTCTTAATTGCACTCGTTTTATCCCTAAAAAAGAAGGCTTTAAGGTATGCCCTTATTACCTCTATTGCATCAACATTGGGTGGGTTTATAGGATACTATATTGGCTATGAGTTGTGGTATAGCGGGGAGCATTATTCTGCTATAGCGAATTTCTTTTTTACATATGTGCCTGGGGCTAGTGTTGACAACTTTTTAATCGTTAAAAAATTGTACAATGAATACTCTTTCTGGGTTGTCTTTACAGCAGGATTTACTCCAATTCCTTATAAGGTGATCACCATAAGCGCTGGAATTACAAAAATTGATTTAGCAATATTTGCCATCGCTTCAATTACAAGCAGGTCCCTACGATTCTTTTTGGTTTCAGGACTAATATGGAAATATGGTGCTCCTATTAAGGATTTTATTGAAAAGAGGTTCAATCTCGTTTCAATAGCCTTTGTAGTATTGTTATTGGGTGGTTTTGTTGTTATAAAATATATATTATAA
- a CDS encoding nitrous oxide reductase accessory protein NosL, producing MDTKGKAIIFIILLMIIPLISIQKLQAQRWCTLCAMDLQKYRLTRYTLTLDDGSRRYTCSIHCAAIIIKNNNVKDIRVADYNTGNLMDANKAFFIVGSDITGVMSSVSRLAFNTRREAQKFQKKHGGELTDFKGALRSTEVYMSDDTKMIKQRVKKMKKLGRIVAEYNSCFVCHGIDGVGGIRNPGSNNGYIPGWNTEEFNQHINSKATLKEMILNSITDEMRKDSKRMAGREKGRLKMPAWKGFIKGKELHALTNYIWSLRSDKPNIKNKVQHN from the coding sequence ATGGATACAAAAGGCAAGGCAATAATATTCATAATATTATTAATGATTATTCCATTAATATCAATACAGAAATTACAGGCACAGAGATGGTGCACCCTATGCGCAATGGATTTACAGAAATATAGACTCACACGATATACTCTAACCCTTGATGATGGAAGCCGAAGATATACATGCAGCATTCATTGTGCAGCAATAATAATAAAAAATAATAATGTAAAGGATATAAGGGTGGCAGATTACAATACAGGAAACCTTATGGATGCGAATAAGGCCTTTTTCATTGTAGGAAGCGATATCACTGGGGTAATGTCCAGTGTAAGCAGACTCGCTTTCAATACAAGGAGAGAGGCTCAGAAATTCCAAAAAAAACATGGGGGCGAGTTGACAGACTTTAAGGGTGCATTAAGATCAACAGAGGTTTATATGTCTGATGATACGAAAATGATTAAGCAGAGGGTGAAGAAGATGAAAAAATTGGGCAGGATTGTTGCGGAGTATAATAGCTGTTTCGTATGTCATGGCATTGATGGCGTTGGGGGCATAAGGAATCCAGGCTCAAATAATGGGTATATTCCTGGATGGAATACTGAAGAATTTAACCAGCATATAAATTCTAAGGCTACGCTAAAGGAGATGATACTAAACAGCATAACTGATGAGATGCGGAAGGATTCAAAAAGAATGGCAGGCAGGGAAAAAGGCAGACTTAAGATGCCTGCGTGGAAGGGGTTTATAAAGGGAAAGGAGCTTCATGCCCTCACAAATTATATTTGGAGCCTGAGATCGGATAAGCCAAATATCAAGAACAAGGTTCAGCACAATTGA
- a CDS encoding ABC transporter ATP-binding protein, which translates to MISLENITKKYQSGKIKVRALNNITLRIGKGEFVMLSGPSGSGKTTLLNIIGCLIRISSGRLWLDNQEISHFPDHFLSQIRRERIGFIFQQFNLLPGYRTWENVSLVLSVMGIPDRIRREKAMNILRELNLETRADFMANELSGGEQQRAAIARALINDPDIILADEPLSNIDSGHIRLVVDILTDLKKRGKTIITTSHDEQQYMADLVDEKYYFQSGEICSSSTEEGEIGANE; encoded by the coding sequence ATGATAAGTTTAGAGAATATAACAAAAAAATATCAATCGGGTAAAATTAAGGTTAGGGCGCTTAACAACATAACACTTAGAATCGGGAAAGGTGAGTTTGTTATGCTAAGTGGGCCATCTGGATCAGGCAAGACCACCCTCTTAAATATCATCGGTTGTCTGATCAGGATCTCCAGCGGACGACTATGGCTCGATAATCAGGAGATATCCCACTTCCCTGATCACTTCCTCTCACAAATTAGGAGAGAGAGGATCGGTTTTATCTTTCAGCAATTCAATCTTCTCCCAGGATACAGGACTTGGGAAAATGTGTCACTTGTTCTCTCTGTAATGGGCATTCCTGATCGGATACGAAGAGAAAAGGCAATGAATATTTTACGGGAGTTGAATCTTGAGACAAGGGCGGATTTCATGGCCAATGAGCTTAGCGGTGGGGAACAGCAACGGGCTGCCATAGCGCGGGCTCTTATAAATGATCCGGATATAATTCTTGCTGATGAACCCCTGTCTAATATCGATTCAGGGCATATCAGGTTGGTTGTAGATATCCTAACGGATCTAAAAAAGAGAGGTAAGACAATTATTACTACATCTCATGATGAACAACAATACATGGCTGACCTGGTAGATGAAAAATATTATTTTCAATCGGGCGAGATATGCTCTTCCTCAACTGAAGAAGGGGAAATAGGAGCAAATGAATAA
- a CDS encoding FtsX-like permease family protein: MNIAKHINLWIMAAQNLRRYKAKSLAIIIPLGLIMATSSFMMFTRGGFLRDAEIARAYLPDITVQGIDAGRVGKIDLNILAKIEKIPHVKRVIPRVWGYLPLKIDGNDSAYTMMGLDLKRLIHDQHFPWTIEDGFFLLPGDRNKVVLGEGVAFSFNADVGDRLQIEDTLGNKGDFEVIGILKKTVQVYSTDLMITSIDDARSFFGYKRDKASDLLVYTDSPENADMVAWEITGIKNTRVMTSKALTDLVKEAFGRRGGTFQAMWLILLVAILLLVWAQASHISVDISREIGILKAIGWQTGEIIEMRMMESLILGLGGTSIGVLLGFVYALLGTPGISGYCLGCASIYPKFPVPVQCDLQSIVLLYILGILPLMGVSAIPAWLAGVIDPDYAIRG, from the coding sequence GTGAATATTGCAAAGCATATTAACCTATGGATTATGGCAGCACAAAATCTTAGGCGCTATAAAGCCAAGTCTCTGGCTATCATAATCCCTTTAGGCCTTATTATGGCCACTTCTTCTTTTATGATGTTCACAAGGGGTGGGTTTTTAAGGGACGCAGAGATTGCCAGGGCATATCTTCCAGATATTACTGTTCAGGGTATTGATGCTGGACGTGTTGGGAAGATTGATCTTAATATACTTGCTAAGATAGAAAAAATTCCCCACGTTAAACGCGTGATTCCAAGGGTTTGGGGATATCTTCCTCTAAAGATTGATGGCAATGATTCTGCGTATACCATGATGGGACTGGATCTTAAGCGCTTGATTCATGATCAACACTTCCCATGGACAATTGAGGATGGATTTTTTCTGTTACCTGGGGATAGAAACAAGGTTGTGTTAGGGGAAGGTGTGGCTTTTAGCTTTAATGCCGATGTTGGTGACAGGCTTCAGATTGAGGATACTCTCGGCAATAAGGGCGATTTTGAGGTGATAGGAATCTTGAAAAAAACAGTGCAGGTTTATAGCACAGATCTAATGATAACATCCATTGATGATGCGAGATCCTTTTTTGGTTATAAAAGAGATAAGGCATCAGACCTATTGGTCTATACTGACAGTCCTGAGAATGCTGATATGGTAGCATGGGAGATAACAGGGATCAAGAATACACGGGTTATGACGAGCAAGGCCCTAACCGATCTGGTAAAGGAGGCTTTTGGACGTCGGGGTGGGACATTTCAGGCTATGTGGCTTATATTGTTGGTGGCCATCCTTCTGTTGGTCTGGGCACAGGCATCTCATATCAGCGTAGATATCAGCAGGGAGATTGGGATTCTAAAGGCCATTGGATGGCAAACTGGTGAGATTATTGAGATGAGAATGATGGAGAGCTTGATTCTCGGCCTTGGAGGCACTTCAATAGGTGTGCTGCTGGGGTTTGTCTATGCGCTTTTAGGCACTCCTGGGATCTCTGGTTATTGTTTGGGGTGTGCAAGCATATATCCCAAATTTCCCGTTCCTGTACAATGCGATCTCCAATCGATTGTGCTTCTTTATATTTTGGGCATTTTACCCCTTATGGGGGTAAGCGCCATTCCTGCATGGCTGGCAGGTGTTATTGATCCTGATTATGCAATAAGAGGGTGA
- a CDS encoding ABC transporter permease has translation MFRRLIGLIKKEFIQFYRDYVSMLIILYFFTICIILCGYNYIFDVKDLDTVVLDMNKTAKSRDLVERFTSNEYFRFESFASTLEDVESKIISGRADVGLIIPPEFTRNLSSNKSASLQFIVDGTDVIQAGQGIGFAKRIIGTYNQEILVKRLNSAGVAITHPPGIINHLRTFFNQEMEGIYYVVIYHVVIGALMGSLILSSAALVREKERGTIDQLLVTPVHSWELLLAKVIAPFIIAMIATIFSFYTIIWFDVPCRGNVFTFFAFMAFFLIGMTGIGILLGTICQNMIQAILMAFAVWFSLIAMAGILAPLDNLPPVLYKVALYLPTTNFIIAASGIFQKGIGFEILWPQAVTLVGMGLVFLSIGSFIAWRQWKQ, from the coding sequence ATGTTTAGACGTCTAATTGGATTAATAAAAAAAGAATTTATACAGTTTTACCGTGATTATGTATCTATGCTTATTATTCTGTATTTTTTTACAATATGTATTATATTATGCGGATATAATTATATTTTTGATGTAAAGGACCTTGATACTGTAGTTTTAGATATGAACAAGACAGCGAAGAGTCGTGATCTTGTCGAACGATTTACATCCAATGAGTATTTTAGATTTGAATCCTTTGCTTCTACGCTTGAAGATGTTGAGAGTAAAATTATAAGCGGCAGGGCAGATGTCGGATTGATAATTCCACCTGAATTTACACGCAATCTCTCTAGCAATAAATCTGCTTCATTACAATTCATTGTAGACGGCACAGATGTTATTCAAGCAGGTCAGGGAATTGGGTTTGCAAAGCGAATTATCGGCACTTACAATCAGGAAATTTTAGTAAAGCGACTGAATAGTGCTGGTGTTGCGATTACCCACCCTCCAGGTATAATAAATCATTTACGAACATTTTTCAATCAAGAGATGGAGGGTATTTATTATGTAGTGATCTATCATGTCGTGATTGGTGCCCTTATGGGATCCCTTATTCTTTCATCAGCGGCACTTGTGAGAGAGAAGGAGAGGGGAACAATTGACCAACTTTTGGTTACCCCTGTTCATTCATGGGAACTCCTACTCGCTAAAGTTATTGCCCCATTTATCATTGCTATGATCGCGACTATCTTCTCCTTTTATACGATAATCTGGTTTGACGTTCCATGCAGAGGAAATGTTTTTACTTTTTTTGCATTTATGGCTTTTTTTTTAATTGGGATGACGGGTATTGGCATTCTATTAGGGACAATCTGTCAGAACATGATTCAGGCAATCCTCATGGCATTTGCTGTATGGTTTTCTTTAATAGCAATGGCCGGTATTCTTGCGCCCTTGGATAATTTACCCCCTGTTTTGTATAAAGTAGCCTTATACCTACCAACAACAAACTTTATCATAGCTGCTAGCGGTATCTTTCAAAAGGGTATCGGCTTTGAGATTCTATGGCCACAGGCAGTGACCCTTGTTGGTATGGGATTAGTTTTTTTATCTATTGGTTCTTTTATTGCCTGGCGCCAATGGAAGCAGTAG
- a CDS encoding ABC transporter permease has product MSDNRIWIEKILESLPAKIKEYWTVIRERVENINLQRTWTVMRAEFLHIFRDPLSLGVALAMPLQLLFLCGYCFRLEMNNLPLAVLDMDQSQESRNYITTIDNTPFFHIKYNLANYTQAKELLSKGTTRCSIVIPPGFSRSIHENRPANVQTLVDGSETLTASTIINYISGINASYSIEMTTALMKKYGQNINLEPISLDARSWYNQSISDIISAVASMFSLAIMAFVPILAALAIVREKESGSIQQIFASPIKPYEYIAGKMTPYVIILTIDFIVIIFFGLWYFNVPFRGNIITFSLFTLLMIFASVAIGFFISTLTNSQLTAMLFAVLFTLMPAILFSDINARIDNMPEGWRLYSYIFPAQHYTGISRAEILKGASLFGYWKDALSLIIYCTIIFSICAWRIRDKKI; this is encoded by the coding sequence TTGAGCGACAATAGAATATGGATAGAAAAGATTTTGGAATCTCTACCAGCTAAAATAAAGGAATATTGGACTGTAATAAGAGAGAGGGTCGAAAATATAAACCTGCAAAGGACATGGACGGTCATGAGGGCTGAATTTCTACATATCTTTAGAGATCCATTAAGCCTTGGAGTGGCGCTTGCTATGCCATTGCAGTTGCTTTTTTTGTGTGGTTACTGTTTCAGGTTAGAAATGAATAATTTGCCCCTTGCGGTTTTAGATATGGATCAGAGTCAGGAGAGTAGAAATTATATTACAACAATTGATAATACTCCTTTTTTCCATATCAAATATAACTTAGCTAACTATACTCAAGCTAAAGAGCTTTTATCAAAAGGGACTACCCGCTGTTCAATCGTTATTCCGCCTGGTTTCTCACGAAGCATCCATGAGAATCGTCCAGCTAATGTTCAGACACTTGTTGATGGGTCCGAAACACTTACAGCTAGTACCATTATAAATTATATCAGCGGCATCAATGCCTCATATTCAATAGAAATGACTACAGCATTAATGAAGAAGTATGGACAAAATATAAATCTAGAACCCATATCCCTGGATGCCAGGTCCTGGTATAATCAATCCATAAGTGATATTATTTCAGCGGTTGCCAGCATGTTCAGTCTTGCCATAATGGCCTTTGTGCCAATTTTGGCAGCCTTAGCAATTGTAAGGGAAAAGGAATCGGGATCCATTCAGCAGATATTTGCCTCTCCAATAAAACCCTATGAATACATTGCAGGTAAAATGACTCCTTATGTTATCATTCTTACTATAGATTTTATTGTAATTATTTTCTTTGGATTATGGTATTTTAATGTTCCATTCAGGGGGAACATAATCACATTCTCATTGTTTACTTTATTAATGATATTTGCCTCTGTGGCAATTGGCTTCTTTATCTCAACATTAACCAATAGTCAGCTTACTGCAATGCTATTTGCTGTTCTCTTCACCCTTATGCCCGCAATTTTATTTTCAGATATTAATGCTCGAATAGACAATATGCCAGAGGGATGGCGGCTCTATTCATATATTTTTCCTGCTCAACATTACACTGGTATCAGCAGAGCTGAAATTCTTAAAGGGGCTAGTCTCTTCGGCTATTGGAAGGATGCACTCTCTCTAATTATCTATTGTACAATCATTTTTTCAATATGCGCATGGCGGATCAGAGATAAAAAAATATAG
- a CDS encoding ATP-binding cassette domain-containing protein, whose product MGNRKIVSLAKLKDKEVIIESLSKKYRNVTAVDDLNLEIKQGEIFGLLGSDGAGKTTTIQMLCGILEPTSGLIFIGGHDVEKEPETIRSIIGYMSQDFSLYLDMTVEENINFMADIRCIPEDLRERQKKRLLRFSRMEPFRNRRAAALSGGMKKKLALSCALIHHPKVLILDEPTTGVDPLSRTELWKILYEFIIQGITVIISTPYMDEAERCHRVALMQNGRVIACDSPSNLKKLMKQKVCSFRASNINQACRVLREELSTSGQVFGDRIRVYLDDVDEEISGIRNDMQSNKVLIDECREVSPNMDDVFLCLLSEDEDQKDEKPWMSFKHPNLGEKSIVLTEIVKKFGDFTAVDNVSFEVNTGTVFGLLGPNGAGKTTTIKMLCGLLPPTSGVATVAGYNITTQARLVKSQIGYMSQLFSLYPDLTVEQNLNFYGSIYGISRKEKKKRKEWVIELAGLKGMEKYLTSELSGGWKQKLALGTAVMHQPPVLFLDEPTSGVDPASRIDFWDVIHRFAEEGITIIVTTHFMDEAERCNILGLMNAAKLIALGTPEELKNDINANFYEITSSSVSDTFDKLSSNDIVYQAALYGDKIHISSKEKKKLTKGYLKAEGIDVDKIISIMPSIEDVFIYHVLESNQD is encoded by the coding sequence GTGGGAAATAGAAAAATCGTGAGTTTAGCAAAATTAAAAGATAAAGAAGTTATAATTGAGAGTCTATCCAAAAAGTACAGAAATGTTACTGCGGTGGATGATCTTAATCTCGAGATTAAACAGGGTGAAATATTTGGATTGCTGGGTTCGGATGGAGCTGGTAAGACCACAACAATCCAGATGCTCTGTGGGATATTGGAGCCGACATCAGGATTGATCTTCATTGGTGGCCACGATGTGGAGAAAGAGCCGGAGACGATTCGTTCAATCATTGGCTATATGTCTCAGGATTTTTCCCTCTATTTAGATATGACTGTTGAAGAGAATATAAATTTTATGGCCGATATACGCTGTATTCCTGAGGATCTTCGCGAACGACAAAAAAAAAGATTGCTCCGCTTTTCGAGAATGGAACCCTTTCGTAATCGTCGAGCTGCCGCCTTGTCAGGAGGAATGAAGAAAAAGCTCGCCTTAAGCTGTGCGCTTATACACCATCCCAAGGTTTTAATACTTGATGAGCCCACAACCGGAGTTGATCCCCTCTCTCGCACAGAACTATGGAAAATTCTATATGAATTTATTATTCAGGGTATTACTGTAATCATCTCTACTCCATATATGGATGAGGCTGAGCGATGTCATCGCGTAGCCCTGATGCAGAATGGGAGGGTTATAGCTTGTGACAGTCCCTCCAATTTAAAGAAATTGATGAAACAAAAAGTCTGCTCCTTTAGGGCCAGCAACATCAACCAGGCATGCCGGGTGTTGAGGGAGGAGCTTTCCACGAGCGGACAGGTGTTTGGCGATAGGATCAGGGTATACCTGGACGATGTGGATGAGGAGATATCAGGGATCAGAAATGATATGCAGAGCAATAAGGTTCTTATTGATGAGTGCAGAGAGGTGTCGCCCAACATGGATGATGTCTTTCTCTGCCTGTTAAGCGAGGATGAGGATCAGAAGGATGAAAAGCCCTGGATGTCCTTCAAACACCCTAATTTGGGTGAAAAATCTATTGTTTTAACAGAAATAGTAAAAAAGTTTGGCGATTTCACTGCTGTAGATAATGTTAGTTTTGAGGTGAATACTGGCACTGTTTTTGGTCTTCTTGGGCCAAATGGGGCTGGAAAGACTACTACGATTAAGATGCTATGTGGTCTCTTGCCTCCGACATCAGGGGTTGCAACCGTTGCGGGTTACAATATTACAACTCAGGCGCGTTTAGTAAAGAGCCAGATTGGTTACATGTCTCAACTCTTTTCCCTCTATCCAGATTTAACAGTGGAGCAGAATCTGAACTTTTATGGAAGTATTTATGGTATCAGTAGAAAAGAAAAAAAGAAAAGAAAAGAGTGGGTGATTGAGCTTGCTGGACTCAAGGGGATGGAAAAATATTTAACCAGCGAGCTTTCCGGCGGCTGGAAACAGAAACTTGCCTTAGGAACTGCTGTAATGCATCAACCCCCGGTTCTCTTTTTGGATGAACCTACTTCCGGAGTTGATCCAGCCTCCAGAATAGATTTCTGGGATGTTATTCATCGCTTTGCAGAAGAGGGGATTACTATAATTGTCACTACTCATTTCATGGATGAGGCTGAGCGCTGCAACATACTTGGTCTGATGAATGCTGCTAAGCTTATAGCTCTCGGTACTCCTGAGGAGCTGAAGAATGATATAAATGCCAATTTTTATGAGATCACCTCTTCTTCAGTTTCTGATACCTTTGATAAGTTGTCCTCCAATGATATTGTATATCAGGCTGCCCTATATGGGGATAAGATACATATCTCATCAAAAGAGAAGAAAAAGCTTACTAAGGGTTACCTCAAAGCGGAAGGGATAGATGTTGATAAAATTATCAGCATTATGCCATCAATTGAGGATGTATTCATTTATCATGTATTGGAAAGCAATCAAGATTAG
- a CDS encoding efflux RND transporter periplasmic adaptor subunit, whose protein sequence is MVQEETRRLMLRRLLFSVIIVGFIGGLGIIYYYAVYQGGTKKGTLSLHGWIEGTEVSLSSKIAGEVIKLDVDEGTEVKSGDLIAQIGSEQLKSRLANVEAQVEQARGTAEKAHDYVEILNSTLKSAKIGLGLAKDKSEAGIKQAEANLASTKVLLEQTEINYTRAEKEYHRFKPLAENKSISQSKMDAVEEAYKLAQAQVERAKSGVLLADASLTMAKTSRTEVQLRQNDLRTLQKKIEAAITDENIARRAIDSALAMKGEIEATLDDTFIHSPMNGTVTEKVVELGENVAPGTTLVVLTDLSQLYVKTYIEQVDIGKVKLNDSCEIKVDSFPDRPFKGRVIFVGSRAEFTPRDVQMNDHRSSMVYKIKVGIDNPTGVLKPGMPADIKVMWEIEKS, encoded by the coding sequence ATGGTACAGGAAGAAACCCGAAGGCTCATGCTTCGAAGATTATTATTTTCTGTAATTATTGTCGGGTTCATAGGTGGTTTAGGAATTATCTATTACTATGCGGTTTATCAAGGTGGCACTAAAAAAGGGACGCTAAGCCTGCATGGCTGGATTGAAGGTACAGAGGTCTCATTAAGCTCTAAGATAGCCGGAGAAGTAATTAAGCTGGATGTAGATGAGGGTACTGAAGTTAAATCAGGCGATCTCATTGCCCAGATTGGATCAGAACAACTAAAATCCCGTCTAGCTAATGTTGAGGCGCAGGTTGAACAGGCAAGGGGAACTGCAGAGAAGGCTCATGATTATGTAGAAATCCTAAATAGCACGCTAAAAAGCGCAAAGATCGGTTTGGGGTTGGCCAAAGACAAGTCTGAAGCGGGCATTAAGCAAGCTGAAGCAAACCTCGCCTCCACAAAGGTGCTTCTGGAACAGACTGAGATAAATTATACCAGAGCTGAAAAGGAATATCATCGTTTTAAGCCTTTAGCAGAAAATAAATCAATATCACAGAGTAAAATGGATGCAGTGGAGGAGGCCTATAAGCTTGCTCAAGCTCAAGTGGAAAGGGCTAAGAGCGGGGTTTTGCTGGCAGATGCATCCCTAACCATGGCCAAAACATCAAGGACTGAAGTCCAGTTGCGACAGAATGATTTGAGAACCCTCCAAAAGAAGATTGAAGCCGCAATCACTGATGAGAATATTGCAAGGAGGGCTATTGATTCAGCGCTTGCAATGAAGGGAGAGATTGAAGCCACCTTGGATGATACCTTTATCCATAGCCCAATGAATGGCACTGTAACTGAAAAGGTTGTCGAGTTGGGTGAGAATGTAGCCCCTGGCACCACGCTGGTTGTTCTTACTGATTTATCACAACTATATGTGAAAACCTATATTGAACAGGTTGATATTGGCAAGGTAAAACTCAATGATTCCTGTGAAATTAAGGTAGATTCCTTTCCTGATCGTCCCTTCAAGGGGAGGGTTATCTTTGTCGGTTCCAGGGCAGAATTTACACCCAGGGATGTTCAAATGAATGATCATCGTTCCAGTATGGTTTATAAAATAAAGGTTGGTATTGATAATCCAACAGGAGTCCTCAAGCCAGGAATGCCAGCAGATATAAAAGTTATGTGGGAAATAGAAAAATCGTGA
- a CDS encoding TolC family protein encodes MRWELTHLFIIVIYILVMGFFQDLRASEIQNKRYTLEESVTKAISNFSSIKVKEEALEGAVNIRKRVRSEFLPELSTSYGYVRLSEPHRIKNLSLPPPIYTIPKIELDTENNYQWKISLKQPIFTGFALTSSYKLAKLGIDVSKLELELEKLNIALRVKEAYFNVLRADKTRDVAESAALQLESHVNEARDFFNADIIPKNDLLKAEVELGNVQHNLTKAQNATQLARSAFNILLSRRINDPVEVEDVLEYQPPEFDFDECLQKAFKNRPDMMIIDVKFLQVGQQIRLAKSGCYPEVALTADYLKEGDSPDVSGSDFHLPSSWQFMVGLSWKFWQWGKTHYSTKEKENLKRQLIFTRSGIKDNIRLEVKEAALALDEAEKNIPTTKKAVSQAEENLRSSKERYHNKLTTSTEVLDAQTLLTQARMNYYNSLYDYNLAIAKLKHAMGEY; translated from the coding sequence ATGAGATGGGAACTTACACACCTTTTTATAATTGTGATTTATATTCTAGTTATGGGATTCTTTCAAGATTTACGAGCTAGTGAAATACAGAATAAGAGATATACTTTAGAGGAGAGTGTTACTAAGGCAATAAGCAATTTTTCATCCATTAAAGTTAAGGAAGAGGCTCTTGAAGGTGCAGTCAACATTAGGAAAAGGGTTAGGTCTGAATTTTTGCCTGAGCTTAGCACGAGTTATGGTTATGTGAGGCTAAGTGAACCTCACCGAATTAAGAACCTATCCCTACCTCCTCCTATATATACTATTCCGAAGATCGAGCTGGATACTGAAAACAACTATCAATGGAAGATCTCTCTTAAGCAGCCAATATTTACAGGATTTGCCCTGACAAGCTCATATAAATTGGCTAAATTAGGCATAGATGTATCAAAATTAGAACTCGAATTGGAGAAATTAAATATTGCCCTACGCGTTAAGGAAGCCTACTTCAACGTTCTTAGGGCTGATAAAACTCGCGATGTAGCAGAGAGCGCAGCCCTTCAACTTGAATCACACGTTAATGAAGCCAGGGATTTCTTTAATGCGGATATAATTCCGAAGAATGATTTATTAAAGGCGGAGGTTGAATTGGGTAATGTACAACATAATCTGACAAAGGCACAAAATGCGACACAGCTCGCCCGGTCAGCATTCAACATCCTTCTGTCAAGGAGAATCAATGATCCGGTTGAAGTTGAGGATGTATTGGAGTACCAACCACCTGAGTTTGATTTTGACGAGTGTTTACAGAAGGCCTTTAAAAACAGGCCAGATATGATGATTATTGATGTAAAATTTCTTCAAGTAGGTCAACAGATCAGGTTAGCCAAAAGCGGCTGTTATCCTGAAGTAGCATTAACCGCTGATTACCTAAAGGAAGGAGACAGCCCTGATGTTTCGGGCAGCGATTTTCACCTCCCTAGTTCATGGCAGTTTATGGTGGGTTTATCCTGGAAGTTCTGGCAATGGGGAAAGACTCATTATTCAACAAAAGAGAAAGAGAACCTAAAGAGACAACTGATATTTACTAGATCAGGAATTAAGGATAATATTCGTCTGGAGGTGAAGGAGGCAGCGCTAGCCCTTGACGAGGCAGAGAAGAATATACCAACCACGAAAAAGGCTGTGTCTCAGGCAGAGGAGAATCTCAGAAGCAGCAAGGAACGCTATCACAATAAACTAACGACATCAACAGAGGTCCTTGATGCGCAAACACTTCTTACTCAAGCTAGAATGAATTATTACAATTCCTTATATGATTACAATTTAGCAATAGCAAAATTGAAACACGCAATGGGTGAGTATTAG
- a CDS encoding nitrous oxide reductase accessory protein NosL, producing MKNIVILLLIIIFIPSLRSNTLSIERCIMCGMDSNKSETKFEVHVSKGTKEIASGCYSFCCLHCVVLFKYRLSGGEIGSILVRDYNTVTSKYDSGEMIEAKKGFYLVESELLPKGSMVPFMLVFSTYETANKFRKVYGGRIFNWKEVWGYTESYDRIRKSKK from the coding sequence GTGATATTGCTTTTAATTATTATTTTTATTCCTTCTCTTAGATCAAATACACTCTCAATAGAGCGATGTATTATGTGCGGGATGGATTCAAACAAAAGTGAAACAAAGTTTGAGGTTCATGTCAGCAAGGGAACTAAGGAGATTGCATCCGGTTGCTATTCGTTTTGCTGTTTGCATTGTGTAGTGCTTTTCAAATATAGATTGAGCGGTGGTGAAATTGGATCAATATTAGTTCGTGATTATAATACAGTAACATCTAAATACGATAGCGGGGAGATGATAGAGGCAAAAAAAGGATTTTATTTAGTAGAGAGTGAATTGTTGCCAAAGGGATCTATGGTCCCTTTCATGCTGGTTTTTTCAACGTATGAAACGGCCAATAAATTTAGAAAGGTCTATGGAGGAAGAATATTTAATTGGAAAGAGGTATGGGGATATACCGAGTCATATGACAGAATTAGAAAAAGTAAAAAATAA